In a single window of the Populus alba chromosome 16, ASM523922v2, whole genome shotgun sequence genome:
- the LOC118033266 gene encoding sigma factor binding protein 1, chloroplastic, which translates to MDNNHIDLVGGGVQERKGTKIAKTKKKPMKVVYISNPMKFKISASGFRALVQELTGQDSELPDPTKIVDDDDHGVGGNYLAVSSASKTVVDDEYCALEVPTKDPSQEQPARQDAPFGSFDDVFMPQMLENVAGIMPSNSWYEAYSYGYGEKPCNIV; encoded by the coding sequence ATGGACAACAATCATATTGACCTGGTAGGTGGTGGTGTGCAAGAAAGAAAGGGAACAAAAATAgccaaaaccaagaaaaagcCTATGAAAGTAGTGTACATATCCAACCCCATGAAGTTCAAGATTAGTGCATCTGGATTTAGGGCTTTGGTTCAAGAACTCACCGGCCAAGATTCTGAATTGCCAGACCCTACTAAGATTGTGGACGATGATGATCATGGTGTCGGTGGAAATTATCTAGCTGTTTCAAGTGCTTCAAAAACTGTTGTTGATGATGAGTACTGTGCACTAGAGGTCCCCACAAAGGATCCTAGTCAAGAGCAGCCTGCAAGACAAGATGCTCCATTTGGGTCTTTCGATGACGTTTTCATGCCTCAGATGTTAGAGAATGTTGCTGGAATAATGCCATCAAATTCATGGTACGAAGCCTACTCATATGGATATGGTGAGAAGCCTTGCAATATAGTTTGA